Proteins encoded by one window of Sardina pilchardus chromosome 7, fSarPil1.1, whole genome shotgun sequence:
- the gata1b gene encoding GATA-binding factor 1-A isoform X2: MVSLPFLYQSTSASEIYKTPYTAAVMDTSMESQSRWLSPAFLPPEALAAFSSESAFLPPPEEEPSFSGVESDLSVLPSLFTSSAYSRHTASYRHSPVRQVYTSPPFLNNISWLDSSAGQTPTPSYPPPSSTSSSSWHSSPFSKASFHPSQHLSPSLLPTAASLSSLKSLRMEPLGPGQDFKENHRLQECVKGERLTPQEGAEEAARLHDPHLVGPGTAGGYGHSPQSHQYTPTHYTAYVTSPQDHSSTAMYLPSSFSPKMRNKMAFYPPEARECVNCGATATPLWRRDGTGHYLCNACGLYHKMNGQNRPLIRPKKRLVVSKRVGTQCANCLTSTTTLWRRNASGEPVCNACGLYFKLHNVNRPLTMKKDGIQTRNRKVSSNSRKVKRGCLSETDFYAHLSRGPVSEQHTDSYSLGPAPFLSYNHSSHIIPSPPPSLHPAVSLPYPYHPNTTLLPTLVGGARV; encoded by the exons ATGgtatctctccccttcctctatCAATCTACATCTGCTTCAGAGATATACAAGACTCCATATACAG CAGCAGTGATGGACACCTCCATGGAGTCACAGTCGCGCTGGTTGTCTCCGGCGTTCCTGCCCCCTGAGGCCTTGGCAGCCTTCTCCTCCGAGTCAGCGTTCCTGCCTCCGCCTGAAGAGGAGCCGTCGTTCTCTGGCGTGGAGTCTGACCTCAGTGTGCTGCCGTCCCTCTTCACCAGCTCAGCCTACAGTCGACACACGGCATCATACAGACACAGTCCAG TTCGGCAGGTGTacacctcccctcccttcctgaACAACATCTCCTGGTTAGATAGCTCGGCAGGGCAAACTCCGACTCCCTCCTATCCTCCAccatcctccacctcctcttcctcctggcaCAGCAGCCCTTTCTCCAAAGCCTCCTTCCACCCGAGCCAGCACCTCTCCCCATCGCTCCTCCCCaccgctgcctctctctcctccctcaagtCTCTGAGGATGGAGCCCCTCGGCCCTGGCCAGGACTTCAAGGAGAACCACCGGCTCCAGGAGTGCGTGAAAGGGGAGAGGCTGACCCCCCAGGAAGGGGCTGAGGAGGCTGCCCGTCTCCACGATCCCCACCTGGTGGGCCCAGGAACAGCCGGGGGCTATGGCCACTCGCCACAGTCTCACCAGTACACTCCCACGCACTACACCGCATACGTGACTTCTCCACAAGACCACAGCAGCACTGCTATGTACCTgccttcctccttctcccccaaAATGCGCAACAAGATGGCCTTCTACCCTCCAG AGGCAAGGGAGTGTGTGAATTGCGGGGCCACTGCCACCCCACTCTGGAGGCGAGATGGTACCGGCCACTACCTCTGCAATGCCTGCGGACTGTACCACAAAATGAATGGACAGAACCGACCTCTCATTCGACCCAAGAAGAGACTG GTTGTGAGCAAGAGGGTGGGCACTCAGTGTGCCAACTGCCTCACCAGCACCACAACCCTGTGGAGACGCAATGCCAGCGGCGAACCGGTATGCAACGCCTGTGGCCTCTACTTCAAACTCCACAAT GTGAACAGACCTCTGACCATGAAAAAGGATGGAATCCAGACACGCAACCGCAAAGTGTCCAGCAACAGCAGGAAGGTCAAGCGAGGCTGCCTGTCCGAGACGGACTTCTACGCCCACCTATCCAGGGGCCCGGTTTCCGAGCAACACACAGACTCCTACTCACTGGGCCCTGCCCCTTTCCTATCCTACAACCACTCGTCGCACAtcatcccctcccccccaccctccctgcaCCCCGCGGTCTCCCTGCCTTACCCCTACCATCCCAACACTACTCTGCTGCCTACGCTCGTGGGAGGGGCCAGGGTATGA
- the hdac6 gene encoding histone deacetylase 6: protein MDTGTDPSGPIVSKGSARSPQTTDITTKRESNKGKGKKSTLQEARRKGRMDRSKGEEELSNQLKNMDLHSQTKAAGTGLVSSDIFTQYHCLWDTSHPECPERVTTVMGMAEKQGLLARCVRVEPRVATEEELLLVHTKEYIELMMRTEKMTEEELKSLADTYDSIYIHPNSLQCATLAVGGVLQLVDKVMTSELQNGFSIARPPGHHAQADQMNGYCMFNNLAVAARYAQKHHGVKRVLIVDWDVHHGQGIQYIFQEDPSVLYFSVHRYEQGAFWPHLKDSDSSAIGSGPGEGYNINLPWNQTGMKDGDYLTAFHQLLLPVAYEFQPDLVLVAAGFDSVAGDPKGEMSASPQCFAVLTHLLKGLAQGRLVLALEGGYNLESTAKGACASLKSLLGDSCPRLSTPVVPCTSALKSISETITALYPYWTCLQTFEGGPLPQQDEGNEEQPESQLTGLVYDQRMMEHHNMWDGHHPEQPMRIARIFSRHENLGLVSRCHSIPARLASEEELALCHSDEHIQKIKGTEGMKPRDLHRLGGEYNSIYINNESYKCARLAAGACFNAAQAVLTGQVRNAAAIVRPPGHHAEADKACGFCFFNTAALTARYAQSLSPSHRPLRVLILDWDVHHGNGTQHIFEKDDSVLYISLHRYEDGTFFPNSEDADYDKVGEGKGRGFNVNIPWNGGKMGDSEYLAAFHHIVMPIAREFCPDLVLVSAGFDAARGDPLGGYQVTPEGYAHFTHQLMTLAAGRVIIILEGGYNLTSISESMAMCTSMLLGDPSPRLPSLPPPHPNAAISINNVLRAHAPYWSSLRMQIPQSLRLSLPSPKTRGKRTPVGKDKRTSRQSTPAKSPGQVFSPEAASPVAPSPGTDHEQSGLEDLTKGLLSLDLNTTTSANSSPSSVPVGGARRKVKPSPQKGSDMKKGASPQNVTSDNMEEEDEESKDSPQGDAQSTDDMQTAAETGTAATATSGDQDSVELEGACGTSNNIFIICGGEDMDSGAVQPLTWCPHLEALKPVPPTGINIQQPCDECGSEEENWLCLLCYKVLCGRFVNEHMVMHGVVSGHPLVLSFADLSVWCYPCEAYIDNKALYEAKNTVHLAKFGQDMPVPAGEKVGDGARP from the exons ATGGATACTGGCACCGACCCCTCCGGACCCATAGTGTCCAAAGGTTCTGCCAGATCGCCACAGACGACAGATATTACAACCAAA AGGGAAAGCAATAAgggtaaaggcaaaaagtccacCCTTCAGGAAgcgagaagaaaaggaagaatggACAGAAgcaaaggagaagaagagctaAGCAATCAGCTAAAAAACATG GATTTGCACAGCCAGACTAAAGCTGCAGGAACAGGTCTCGTTTCCTCAGACATTTTCACCCAGTACCACTGCCTTTGGGATACAAG CCACCCAGAATGCCCGGAGAGAGTCACTACTGTGATGGGCATGGCTGAAAAGCAGGGCCTGCTTGCTCGCTGTGTGAGGGTCGAG CCAAGAGTTGCCACAGAGGAGGAGCTGTTGCTTGTTCACAC AAAGGAATATATTGAGCTCATGATGCGAACAGAGAAGATGACGGAAGAGGAGCTGAAGTCTCTCGCTGACACCTACGACTCCATCTACATCCATCCA AATTCTTTGCAATGTGCTACCTTGGCAGTGGGCGGCGTCCTGCAGCTTGTAGATAAGGTGATGACGTCAGAGCTCCAAAATGGCTTCTCAATTGCCAG GCCACCAGGTCACCATGCCCAGGCTGACCAAATGAACGGCTACTGCATGTTCAATAACCTGGCAGTAGCAGCACGCTATGCTCAGAAGCATCATGGGGTGAAACG AGTCTTAATTGTGGACTGGGATGTGCATCATGGGCAAGGAATCCAATACATTTTTCAAGAGGATCCAAG TGTGCTGTACTTCTCCGTGCACCGGTATGAGCAGGGGGCATTCTGGCCTCACCTTAAGGACTCGGACAGCAGTGCAATTGGCAGCGGTCCAGGAGAGGGCTACAATATCAACCTGCCCTGGAATCAG ACGGGAATGAAAGATGGAGACTACCTGACGGCGTTCCACCAGCTGCTCCTGCCTGTGGCCTATGAG TTCCAGCCAGATTTGGTGTTGGTGGCAGCAGGTTTTGATTCTGTGGCAGGTGACCCCAAG GGAGAGATGTCTGCCAGTCCTCAGTGTTTTGCTGTTCTTACTCACTTGCTAAAAGGTTTAGCTCAGGGTAGACTGGTGCTTGCCCTTGAG GGAGGATATAACTTGGAATCAACGGCGAAGGGTGCCTGTGCCAGCCTGAAGTCGTTACTGGGGGATTCCTGTCCCCGTCTCAGCACACCTGTGGTTCCGTGTACAAG TGCCCTGAAGTCCATCTCCGAGACCATCACCGCCCTTTATCCATACTGGACCTGCCTTCAAACATTTG AGGGAGGTCCCCTACCACAGCAGGATGAAGGAAACGAGGAGCAGCCAGAAAGCCAGCTCACTGGTCTGGTGTATGACCAGAGGATGATGGAGCACCACAACATGTGGGATGG TCATCACCCAGAACAGCCAATGAGGATCGCTCGCATCTTCTCACGCCATGAGAACCTGGGACTGGTTAGCCGATGCCACAGCATACCTGCTCGCCTGGCCTCGGAAGAAGAGCTGGCTCTCTGTCACAG CGATGAGCACATCCAGAAAATCAAGGGCACGGAGGGCATGAAGCCCCGAGACCTGCACCGTCTGGGAGGAGAGTACAACTCCATCTACATCAACAACGAGAGCTACAAGTGTGCTCGACTGGCCGCAGGGGCCTGCTTCAACGCAGCACAGGCTGTTCTCACCGGACAG GTGAGAAACGCTGCGGCCATCGTTCGGCCTCCTGGTCACCACGCGGAGGCGGACAAGGCGTGCGGCTTCTGCTTCTTCAACACGGCAGCGCTGACCGCCCGCTACGCCCAGAGCCTCTCGCCCAGCCACAGACCGCTGCGCGTGCTCATCCTGGACTGGGACGTCCACCACGGCAACGGCACCCAGCATATATTCGAGAAGGACGACAG TGTGTTGTACATCTCGCTACATCGATACGAGGATGGCACGTTCTTCCCCAACTCTGAGGATGCTGACTATGACAAAGTTGGGGAAGGCAAAGGTCGCGGCTTCAACGTCAACATTCCCTGGAACGGGGGGAAGATGGGAGACTCGGAGTACCTGGCAGCCTTCCACCACATTGTCATGCCCATCGCCAGGGAG TTTTGCCCAGACCTGGTGCTGGTGTCCGCAGGCTTTGATGCTGCCCGGGGAGATCCTTTAGGAGGCTACCAGGTGACCCCGGAGGGCTACGCCCACTTCACCCATCAGCTCATGACCTTGGCAGCCGGAAGAGTGATCATCATCCTTGAG GGTGGCTATAACCTGACCTCCATCTCTGAGTCCATGGCTATGTGCACTAGCATGCTACTGGGAGACCCTTCGCCACGGCTGCCGTCCCTGCCCCCTCCACATCCCAACGCAGCCATCAGCATCAACAACGTCCTGCGTGCTCACGCCCCCTACTGGAGCTCTTTGAGAATGCAAA TTCCCCAGTCCCTCCGGCTGTCTTTACCTTCACCTAAAACCAGAGGGAAGCGGACACCTGTCGGaaaagacaaaaggacctcGAGGCAGTCGACTCCCGCCAAAAGCCCGGGGCAGGTGTTTTCACCAGAAGCAGCCTCCCCTGTGGCCCCGTCACCGGGCACTGACCATGAACAGTCAGGCCTGGAGGACCTCACCAAGGGCCTGCTCTCGCTAGACCTGAACACAACTACCTCAGCCAATAGCAGCCCGTCATCTGTTCCTGTGGGAGGAGCTAGACGGAAGGTCAAGCCAAGTCCTCAAAAAGGATCAGATATGAAGAAGGGAGCATCGCCCCAGAACGTGACCTCAGACAacatggaggaagaggacgaggagagCAAAGACAGCCCACAGGGGGATGCACAAAGCACAGATGACAtgcag ACAGCTGCTGAAACAGGCACAGCGGCCACAGCAACAAGTGGTGACCAAGACAGTGTGGAACTGGAGGGAGCTTGCGGCACATCAAATAATATTTTTATCATCTGTGGAGGCGAAGACATGGATTCA GGTGCAGTGCAGCCTCTGACTTGGTGCCCCCATCTGGAGGCACTGAAGCCGGTCCCCCCTACAGGCATCAACATCCAGCAGCCATGTGACGAGTGTGGCTCAGAGGAGGAGAACTGGCTCTGTCTCCTCTGTTACAAG
- the gata1b gene encoding uncharacterized protein gata1b isoform X1 — protein sequence MVSLPFLYQSTSASEIYKTPYTAVMDTSMESQSRWLSPAFLPPEALAAFSSESAFLPPPEEEPSFSGVESDLSVLPSLFTSSAYSRHTASYRHSPVRQVYTSPPFLNNISWLDSSAGQTPTPSYPPPSSTSSSSWHSSPFSKASFHPSQHLSPSLLPTAASLSSLKSLRMEPLGPGQDFKENHRLQECVKGERLTPQEGAEEAARLHDPHLVGPGTAGGYGHSPQSHQYTPTHYTAYVTSPQDHSSTAMYLPSSFSPKMRNKMAFYPPGKGVCELRGHCHPTLEARWYRPLPLQCLRTVPQNEWTEPTSHSTQEETGCEQEGGHSVCQLPHQHHNPVETQCQRRTGMQRLWPLLQTPQCEQTSDHEKGWNPDTQPQSVQQQQEGQARLPVRDGLLRPPIQGPGFRATHRLLLTGPCPFPILQPLVAHHPLPPTLPAPRGLPALPLPSQHYSAAYARGRGQGMIT from the exons ATGgtatctctccccttcctctatCAATCTACATCTGCTTCAGAGATATACAAGACTCCATATACAG CAGTGATGGACACCTCCATGGAGTCACAGTCGCGCTGGTTGTCTCCGGCGTTCCTGCCCCCTGAGGCCTTGGCAGCCTTCTCCTCCGAGTCAGCGTTCCTGCCTCCGCCTGAAGAGGAGCCGTCGTTCTCTGGCGTGGAGTCTGACCTCAGTGTGCTGCCGTCCCTCTTCACCAGCTCAGCCTACAGTCGACACACGGCATCATACAGACACAGTCCAG TTCGGCAGGTGTacacctcccctcccttcctgaACAACATCTCCTGGTTAGATAGCTCGGCAGGGCAAACTCCGACTCCCTCCTATCCTCCAccatcctccacctcctcttcctcctggcaCAGCAGCCCTTTCTCCAAAGCCTCCTTCCACCCGAGCCAGCACCTCTCCCCATCGCTCCTCCCCaccgctgcctctctctcctccctcaagtCTCTGAGGATGGAGCCCCTCGGCCCTGGCCAGGACTTCAAGGAGAACCACCGGCTCCAGGAGTGCGTGAAAGGGGAGAGGCTGACCCCCCAGGAAGGGGCTGAGGAGGCTGCCCGTCTCCACGATCCCCACCTGGTGGGCCCAGGAACAGCCGGGGGCTATGGCCACTCGCCACAGTCTCACCAGTACACTCCCACGCACTACACCGCATACGTGACTTCTCCACAAGACCACAGCAGCACTGCTATGTACCTgccttcctccttctcccccaaAATGCGCAACAAGATGGCCTTCTACCCTCCAG GCAAGGGAGTGTGTGAATTGCGGGGCCACTGCCACCCCACTCTGGAGGCGAGATGGTACCGGCCACTACCTCTGCAATGCCTGCGGACTGTACCACAAAATGAATGGACAGAACCGACCTCTCATTCGACCCAAGAAGAGACTG GTTGTGAGCAAGAGGGTGGGCACTCAGTGTGCCAACTGCCTCACCAGCACCACAACCCTGTGGAGACGCAATGCCAGCGGCGAACCGGTATGCAACGCCTGTGGCCTCTACTTCAAACTCCACAAT GTGAACAGACCTCTGACCATGAAAAAGGATGGAATCCAGACACGCAACCGCAAAGTGTCCAGCAACAGCAGGAAGGTCAAGCGAGGCTGCCTGTCCGAGACGGACTTCTACGCCCACCTATCCAGGGGCCCGGTTTCCGAGCAACACACAGACTCCTACTCACTGGGCCCTGCCCCTTTCCTATCCTACAACCACTCGTCGCACAtcatcccctcccccccaccctccctgcaCCCCGCGGTCTCCCTGCCTTACCCCTACCATCCCAACACTACTCTGCTGCCTACGCTCGTGGGAGGGGCCAGGGTATGATAACCTGA